The window ATTGAAATTAATCGCACCGCAGTTGAAAATTTAAAAACGGGGTTACAAGACATTTTACCCTATTCTTTTAGAAGTCCTGGTGGCGGTCTTGCGATTCTCAGTCGCTTACCTATTAAAGATGCTAGGGGAGATAATTTTAATGGCAAAGGAAATCATAGTCTGATCGCGACTTTAGAAGTTAATAGACAACTGATTAAGTTTATTGGAATTCATCCTCTAGTACCTCTAACACGGGGGAATTTTCATGGTCGTAATAGTCAATTAGCAGCATTGAGTGATTATATTCAAGCAGTCGATCAACCATTGATTCTAGTAGGAGATTTTAACTTAACACCCTGGTCGCCCTACTACCGACGTTTGATTGGCGAAACAAAGTTGCATAACACTCGCTTGGGTTTTGGTATATTACCCACATGGCCACGACCAACAACCTATGCAAATTTACCCTCGTGGATCCTTCCCTCGATCAATATCCCCATCGATCACTGTCTGATTAATCAGCATTTCGGTGTCGTTAAAATTCACGTGGGAGCTAATCATAATTCCGATCATGCACCGCTGATTAACGACTTGGTATTACGTCCGAATGCAAACATCACTTCCACTACCAACTAGTGATGATGGCAACAACAGCCCCAATGTGTTATTCAAGCTTTAACAAGAGCGCACTCAGCTTACACGCGATCGCGATCGGTGGATACCTCACTTCCCATCTTACGCCTCGCCCCTAAAACGCCTAGAACTTCAGTTCCAGGCTGATAGCGACTGTCAGTTAAAACTGACTGAAAACTTTACCCAGTCTACTTTAGTAGACATTAGCTTTAAGCCAAGAAATAAATTTCTTGGCGGACAAGAACTCAGATGCAAGATCTGAGTCACTGTACAACACCCAATCAGGCGATCGCTTGACTCTGTTGTTGCTAATTCGGCATTATCTTTAGTCTATGAGTATTTTAGTGTCAACCACTATTGACTATTTGTAATATTTATTGTTATATTAATTTACACAAATTAAAAAAACCAAATAACTACCCTATATCAATTGAAATTTACATAGATTTGGGCGTCATCTAAAACTTTTGGACGCCTGTATTGATATTCACAATTGTCATTCGTACTTCTCCTCTCTCCTCAGCTAATCGGCTGGGGTTTTTTATTGCACCAAATCTTGCCTTAAGTCTTGGCGATCGCCTCAGGTGTAGGAGGGATGCGTGCTAGCAGATGCGATCGCAGTGTGCCAGGTAGCTTGGGAGGTAAAACATATCCGTCTTGACTTTCTTGATAAAGCTGGCTGAATTGCAACAAATCAGTTGTACTATCTTCTGTT is drawn from Chlorogloeopsis sp. ULAP01 and contains these coding sequences:
- a CDS encoding endonuclease/exonuclease/phosphatase family protein, translating into MNSIEVIPWYLPHWQQAASNTNNQIRILSFNIHIQNTRYNDIINSVRDRQPDVALFIEINRTAVENLKTGLQDILPYSFRSPGGGLAILSRLPIKDARGDNFNGKGNHSLIATLEVNRQLIKFIGIHPLVPLTRGNFHGRNSQLAALSDYIQAVDQPLILVGDFNLTPWSPYYRRLIGETKLHNTRLGFGILPTWPRPTTYANLPSWILPSINIPIDHCLINQHFGVVKIHVGANHNSDHAPLINDLVLRPNANITSTTN